The following are encoded together in the Pseudoalteromonas shioyasakiensis genome:
- a CDS encoding efflux RND transporter periplasmic adaptor subunit, translated as MQGKSKLIGSIVALSVIIVAVLYMAGSFSDKQAAGMKNPSANDYTGQLMTVTLADIARDEIVPGTVIAKQNTQISSRVMAQVERLNVRAGDTVKQGDVLISLQQDDFKAGLAQSEAQINAINASLTQAEKQLKRINDLYKQGLVSVSEYDDAKARFDNLTANLAIAKQQQTQAQVALSFTQIKAPISGVVVERFAEPGDTATPGTPLLALYNPQQLQLAFNVREQQAIKLNVGQTLMVKLPALSTSMPATVTEIVPVADSAARSMEIRLETDAQTGLMPGLYAQLQLPLATEKGVLIDSSWVHQYGQLSMVYLLENNQIVRRYVRLGEMVDGQQHIVSGLNPGDVLAVDFKTK; from the coding sequence ATGCAGGGTAAATCAAAACTTATTGGTTCAATTGTCGCGTTATCAGTGATCATTGTGGCGGTACTTTACATGGCGGGCAGTTTTTCTGATAAGCAAGCTGCAGGCATGAAAAACCCATCGGCAAATGATTATACTGGTCAGTTAATGACAGTGACACTGGCAGATATTGCTCGTGATGAAATTGTACCGGGCACCGTGATTGCAAAACAAAATACGCAAATCTCTTCTCGTGTAATGGCACAAGTTGAGCGTTTAAATGTACGCGCTGGCGATACTGTAAAACAAGGTGACGTGCTAATTTCCTTACAGCAAGATGACTTTAAAGCAGGACTTGCTCAAAGCGAAGCACAAATAAATGCGATTAATGCCTCGCTGACTCAAGCTGAGAAACAACTAAAGCGTATTAACGATTTATACAAGCAAGGTTTGGTATCTGTTAGTGAATACGACGATGCAAAAGCAAGGTTCGATAATTTAACGGCGAACTTAGCGATTGCTAAGCAGCAGCAAACACAAGCGCAAGTTGCACTGAGTTTTACGCAAATTAAAGCGCCAATTTCAGGTGTTGTGGTAGAGCGTTTTGCAGAACCTGGCGATACCGCAACTCCTGGCACGCCATTACTCGCACTGTATAACCCACAGCAATTGCAATTAGCATTTAATGTCAGAGAACAGCAAGCAATTAAGCTGAATGTTGGTCAAACTCTAATGGTTAAACTACCGGCTTTATCAACATCAATGCCTGCCACAGTGACAGAAATTGTGCCTGTTGCTGATAGTGCTGCGCGTAGTATGGAAATCCGTTTAGAAACAGATGCCCAAACTGGGTTAATGCCTGGGCTTTATGCACAATTACAATTACCGCTCGCCACTGAAAAAGGGGTGTTGATTGACTCAAGCTGGGTGCATCAATACGGCCAATTGAGCATGGTCTATTTACTTGAAAATAATCAGATAGTGCGCCGCTATGTGCGCCTTGGCGAAATGGTCGATGGCCAGCAGCACATCGTTTCAGGTTTAAACCCAGGTGATGTGCTGGCTGTTGATTTTAAAACTAAATAA
- a CDS encoding nitroreductase family protein translates to MQEHKNQPLNDFIEYPHNEMLKRAEEFLAVSQRRHSIRSFSDRPVPKEIIETCIRAAGTAPSGANHQPWHFVAIHSSDVKKQIREAAEKLERSFYEGRAGEEWLDALKPLGTDASKPYLEHAPWLIAVFSQKKGGISADDKNTNYYVHESVGLATGFLIQALHRAGLATLTHTPKPMSFLTEICGRDKDNERPYMLLIAGYPGTDATIPEHALVKKSLDEIATFI, encoded by the coding sequence ATGCAAGAACACAAAAATCAGCCACTCAATGACTTTATTGAGTACCCTCATAACGAGATGCTAAAACGCGCCGAAGAGTTTTTAGCCGTGAGTCAGCGTCGCCACAGTATTCGCAGCTTTAGCGACCGCCCAGTGCCAAAAGAAATAATCGAAACCTGTATTAGAGCGGCTGGCACTGCACCGAGCGGTGCCAATCATCAACCTTGGCACTTTGTAGCAATACACAGCAGCGATGTGAAAAAACAAATTCGAGAAGCCGCTGAAAAACTAGAGCGTTCATTTTATGAAGGTCGCGCGGGTGAAGAATGGTTAGATGCCTTAAAACCACTTGGCACCGATGCCAGTAAGCCCTACCTTGAACATGCACCTTGGCTAATTGCCGTGTTTAGTCAAAAGAAAGGCGGTATTTCTGCCGATGACAAAAATACCAATTACTATGTTCATGAATCTGTTGGCCTAGCAACCGGCTTTTTAATCCAAGCACTACACAGAGCAGGCCTTGCAACTCTCACACACACACCAAAACCAATGAGCTTTCTAACCGAAATTTGTGGCCGTGATAAAGATAATGAGCGCCCTTACATGCTGCTAATTGCAGGCTACCCAGGCACAGATGCAACCATCCCTGAGCATGCCTTAGTGAAAAAGTCGCTAGACGAAATAGCGACTTTTATTTAG
- a CDS encoding DUF5329 domain-containing protein produces the protein MRRYWFIALILLSISQFSDAATPEQEINHLIDFVAKSDAVFIRNGTEHSSQDAAEHLAMKYQKATRYAKTAEKFIENLASKSSWSGKPYKVRLSNGSLLNAKDWLSNELKEYRRNQHIHN, from the coding sequence ATGAGAAGATATTGGTTTATCGCGTTAATATTATTGAGCATTAGCCAATTCAGTGATGCAGCCACCCCAGAACAAGAGATAAATCACCTCATTGATTTTGTGGCTAAAAGCGATGCCGTATTTATTCGCAATGGTACAGAGCACTCAAGCCAAGATGCTGCCGAACACCTTGCTATGAAGTATCAAAAAGCAACCCGCTATGCAAAAACTGCCGAAAAGTTTATCGAGAATCTGGCGAGTAAAAGCTCATGGAGCGGTAAGCCCTATAAAGTAAGACTCAGCAATGGGTCGTTACTCAATGCAAAAGATTGGTTGAGCAATGAATTAAAAGAGTACCGCCGAAACCAACATATTCATAATTAA
- a CDS encoding endonuclease/exonuclease/phosphatase family protein: MTAYLRIFLLLVCLGALSWYSFSSDPGSDEQQGITKTAVNLANCQQQLAQSRMQTYAEHYILPYQFKLLSWNIYKAQIDGLLTDLQKLNADSDIVLLQEAIEEPALTKLKPYWRFAKGYKSGSVQSGVMTLSRWPAAVHCTLTHKEPWLRSPKATNIVEYALPEQQLLLSINLHAINFTIGVSDFKQQLDDAAAIMRTHEGPIVFAGDLNTWSDERQALLQQTLTQLGLHEAIYLDDKRTKAFGLALDQVWVRGVKIETTVVPELASSDHNPIIATLTIEHQTL; encoded by the coding sequence ATGACGGCATATCTGCGTATATTTTTATTACTTGTGTGTTTGGGTGCGCTGTCTTGGTATAGCTTTTCAAGCGATCCTGGCTCTGATGAGCAACAAGGTATAACCAAAACCGCTGTGAACCTTGCTAATTGCCAACAGCAATTAGCGCAAAGCCGCATGCAAACTTATGCTGAACATTATATTTTGCCCTATCAGTTCAAGTTATTGAGCTGGAATATCTACAAAGCACAAATAGATGGCTTACTCACAGATTTGCAAAAGCTAAATGCCGATTCTGATATTGTGTTACTACAAGAAGCTATCGAAGAACCAGCGCTTACAAAGCTCAAACCCTATTGGCGCTTTGCTAAAGGGTATAAGAGTGGCAGCGTGCAATCTGGGGTTATGACACTCAGCCGCTGGCCCGCTGCGGTGCATTGTACACTCACCCATAAAGAGCCTTGGCTACGTAGCCCAAAAGCCACCAATATTGTTGAGTATGCGCTGCCAGAACAACAGTTATTACTGAGTATTAACCTGCATGCCATTAATTTTACGATTGGTGTTAGTGACTTTAAACAACAGCTAGACGATGCCGCCGCCATTATGCGAACGCATGAGGGCCCTATCGTGTTTGCCGGTGATCTCAATACCTGGAGTGATGAACGCCAAGCCTTATTACAGCAAACATTGACCCAGCTAGGTTTGCACGAAGCTATTTATTTAGATGATAAGCGCACCAAAGCATTTGGATTAGCACTTGACCAAGTATGGGTGCGTGGTGTCAAAATAGAAACAACCGTTGTGCCTGAGCTTGCAAGCTCTGATCATAACCCAATTATTGCAACCCTGACGATAGAGCATCAAACGCTATGA
- a CDS encoding Bor family protein produces MKQMACMLLALSVTACSSVTIVPEKTTNKLATKADYQDSRPFFLWGLVGEERVDVKAICQDKKVAQMQSQQTFADGALGLVTLGIYAPHTVKVWCEQQAQEQQL; encoded by the coding sequence ATGAAACAAATGGCCTGTATGCTGCTCGCCTTATCGGTGACAGCGTGTTCATCAGTCACCATAGTGCCAGAAAAAACAACCAATAAATTAGCCACTAAAGCTGATTACCAAGATAGCCGCCCATTCTTTTTGTGGGGCCTCGTTGGTGAAGAGCGCGTTGATGTAAAGGCTATTTGCCAAGATAAAAAAGTTGCCCAAATGCAATCGCAACAAACATTCGCTGATGGCGCATTAGGACTCGTTACACTCGGAATTTATGCTCCTCACACAGTAAAAGTATGGTGTGAGCAACAAGCACAGGAGCAACAACTATGA
- a CDS encoding Bor family protein, with protein MKSLLVTAVLVATLSGCTNIYFDNGSAAQANKAPATEQWHHNFAAALYEGSKPVDLSEECPDSEWQTVHTYKSFTNGLAEAAVNQVGPIWYPKTVEISCAQVPYKPD; from the coding sequence ATGAAAAGCCTACTAGTAACAGCTGTGTTAGTTGCCACCTTAAGTGGTTGCACAAATATCTACTTTGATAATGGCAGTGCCGCTCAAGCTAATAAAGCGCCAGCAACAGAGCAATGGCATCATAACTTTGCCGCAGCGCTTTACGAAGGTTCAAAGCCTGTCGACTTATCTGAGGAGTGCCCTGATTCCGAATGGCAAACTGTTCACACTTATAAGTCGTTCACCAATGGTCTAGCTGAAGCTGCAGTAAATCAAGTAGGGCCTATTTGGTACCCGAAAACAGTTGAAATAAGCTGCGCTCAAGTACCTTATAAGCCAGACTAG
- a CDS encoding ABC transporter permease codes for MFKSAIAIMEGTKAALMAIKANAMRSALTCLGIIIGVAAVVTVVAVMQGFTKQINDQLADMSPDVTNIKPYTSMEKGMVGQQAKLTYNDFLTLKARVKEAETFTAVMLTWRFSGAAEYGNKSHASRVMGTEQNYQKAYRIYPELGRFIRAEDDEKRRRVAFIGPSIIDKLNLPENPVGEYIKLGGEWFRIIGVAEKQGSFLGFDQDDYINIPISTMSALEGGSVDTNVQMMFRLKDDANETQVLGKIRRILRQLHKLKDGEDDDFEFETAEKARANIDKFTGSATAITAGIVGISLVVGGIGVMNIMLVSVTERTRVIGTLKALGATPGFIMLQFLVEAVVLSLFGGLIGLAIGYGAAALISVLVPSMPDAYIPGWAILLSFGFTSLIGIVFGLAPAIKAARLNPIDALRYE; via the coding sequence ATGTTTAAATCTGCTATCGCTATAATGGAAGGCACAAAAGCCGCATTAATGGCAATTAAAGCCAATGCAATGCGCAGTGCCCTTACCTGCTTGGGCATTATTATTGGTGTTGCTGCGGTTGTAACCGTAGTGGCAGTAATGCAAGGGTTTACCAAGCAAATTAATGATCAGCTTGCTGATATGTCTCCCGATGTCACCAATATCAAACCTTACACAAGTATGGAAAAAGGAATGGTGGGGCAACAAGCAAAGCTGACCTACAATGACTTCTTAACCCTAAAAGCACGCGTAAAAGAAGCCGAAACCTTTACTGCTGTAATGCTAACTTGGCGCTTTTCTGGTGCGGCTGAGTATGGCAATAAGAGCCATGCTTCAAGGGTGATGGGCACTGAGCAAAACTACCAAAAAGCTTACCGTATCTACCCAGAACTCGGGCGGTTTATTCGCGCAGAAGATGATGAAAAACGCCGTAGAGTGGCGTTTATTGGCCCTTCAATTATCGATAAGCTTAACCTGCCTGAAAACCCTGTAGGTGAATATATTAAACTCGGTGGTGAGTGGTTTCGCATTATTGGTGTTGCCGAAAAACAAGGTAGCTTCTTAGGTTTTGACCAAGACGATTACATTAATATTCCGATAAGTACCATGAGTGCGCTAGAAGGCGGCAGTGTTGATACCAATGTACAAATGATGTTTCGTTTAAAAGACGATGCTAACGAAACCCAAGTACTAGGTAAAATTCGCCGCATCTTACGTCAATTACATAAACTGAAGGACGGTGAAGATGACGACTTTGAATTTGAAACCGCCGAAAAAGCCCGTGCTAACATCGATAAATTTACCGGAAGTGCTACCGCAATTACCGCGGGGATAGTGGGTATTAGCCTGGTGGTTGGTGGTATTGGTGTGATGAATATCATGCTGGTTTCGGTAACAGAACGTACACGTGTGATTGGTACTTTAAAAGCATTAGGGGCAACACCTGGCTTTATAATGCTGCAATTTTTAGTTGAAGCGGTGGTGCTATCACTGTTTGGTGGTTTAATTGGTTTAGCGATAGGGTATGGTGCTGCGGCACTAATTTCAGTCTTAGTGCCGAGCATGCCAGATGCCTACATACCGGGTTGGGCGATTCTGCTGTCATTTGGCTTTACTTCATTGATAGGTATTGTGTTTGGCTTAGCGCCCGCTATTAAAGCGGCACGCTTAAACCCAATTGATGCACTGCGTTATGAATAA
- a CDS encoding ABC transporter ATP-binding protein: MSAVIKLSNINKQYKMGEQVFKALDDINIEIAQNEYVAIIGPSGSGKSTLMNLLGCLDTPTSGDYYLKDKLVKRMTETELAHQRNESVGFIFQSFNLLPRASALENVMQPLVYRFISAKERKQQALESLQRVGLGDKVNHLSSQLSGGQRQRVAIARALVTKPHILLGDEPTGNLDSKTTTEIMALFDELHNEGHTIILVTHEQDIADHCQRVIRLVDGKVVSDTRKGEGARQHV, from the coding sequence ATGTCTGCGGTGATCAAGCTCAGTAATATCAATAAACAATACAAAATGGGCGAACAAGTTTTCAAAGCCCTTGATGATATTAATATTGAAATTGCACAAAATGAGTATGTTGCCATTATTGGCCCTTCAGGCTCAGGTAAATCAACCCTGATGAACTTGCTTGGCTGTTTAGATACTCCCACCAGTGGTGACTACTATTTAAAAGATAAGCTAGTAAAGCGCATGACCGAAACGGAGCTTGCTCATCAGCGTAATGAAAGTGTTGGTTTTATTTTTCAAAGCTTTAACTTGTTACCAAGAGCATCCGCCCTTGAAAATGTCATGCAGCCTTTAGTGTATCGATTTATTTCTGCCAAAGAGCGAAAGCAACAAGCGCTCGAATCATTACAACGGGTAGGCCTTGGCGATAAGGTAAATCATCTTTCGAGCCAGCTTTCTGGTGGCCAACGTCAACGTGTCGCTATTGCTCGCGCATTGGTTACTAAACCCCATATTCTACTTGGGGATGAGCCTACCGGTAACTTAGATAGTAAAACCACCACTGAGATCATGGCGCTGTTTGATGAGCTTCATAACGAAGGGCACACCATTATTTTGGTTACTCACGAACAAGATATTGCTGATCACTGCCAACGGGTTATTCGTTTAGTTGATGGCAAGGTTGTCAGTGATACCCGTAAAGGCGAAGGAGCAAGACAACATGTTTAA
- a CDS encoding efflux RND transporter periplasmic adaptor subunit, whose protein sequence is MKKAIIIGLAVTAFVALLVSKQVTSNKEAPEMHIAEVEQGNIADSILASGNLVFNTQVQLRSEVTGRVAKVFVEEGESVTEGDILMRLDTTAFESEVARNKAVLRATEIDIKHSETRLKNIERQLSRQKELYEVGLAGQEVYENLQNARDLAKIDIEAKREAYNQAQASLLIAEDRLNKSVFRAPMSGLLASVNIKEGETVIAGTTNIIGSDLMLVADPSAILAELRVDETDIAGIKLDQHADIYAAAYPNQPFTGKVINIGTSAKNQAGSQGLSFKVKVLLDATDRQLYAGMSCRAEIATSIAENGLKLPIEAIQKEDESYFVWKLNADNTVTKTAVTVGISSDIEQALTSGVAKGDRIVIGPARPLSSLKEGNTVAVKNSPEKGAN, encoded by the coding sequence ATGAAAAAAGCCATTATAATTGGCCTCGCTGTTACAGCATTTGTCGCTTTACTAGTATCAAAACAGGTCACCAGCAATAAAGAAGCGCCAGAAATGCATATTGCTGAAGTTGAACAAGGCAATATTGCCGATTCAATTTTAGCCTCTGGTAACCTAGTCTTTAATACCCAAGTGCAACTGCGCTCAGAAGTGACAGGCCGTGTAGCGAAAGTGTTTGTCGAGGAAGGTGAAAGTGTCACTGAGGGCGATATTCTTATGCGCCTAGATACGACCGCGTTTGAATCTGAAGTTGCCCGCAATAAAGCCGTGCTTCGTGCGACCGAAATCGATATTAAGCATAGCGAAACTCGCCTGAAAAATATCGAGCGCCAATTAAGCCGCCAAAAAGAGCTTTATGAAGTTGGCCTTGCTGGCCAAGAAGTATATGAAAACCTACAAAATGCCCGCGATTTAGCAAAAATAGATATTGAAGCAAAACGTGAAGCTTACAACCAAGCCCAAGCATCTCTATTGATTGCTGAAGACCGTTTAAATAAAAGTGTGTTTCGCGCTCCAATGAGTGGCCTACTTGCCTCGGTCAATATTAAAGAAGGTGAAACCGTTATTGCGGGAACAACTAACATTATCGGCTCAGACTTGATGCTAGTAGCTGATCCAAGCGCAATATTAGCCGAACTTCGAGTGGATGAAACCGATATTGCCGGTATCAAATTAGACCAACATGCAGATATCTATGCCGCCGCTTACCCAAATCAACCTTTCACTGGCAAAGTAATAAACATTGGCACATCAGCAAAAAATCAAGCCGGTTCTCAGGGCTTATCATTTAAAGTCAAAGTACTGCTTGATGCCACTGACCGCCAGCTTTATGCCGGAATGAGCTGCCGCGCAGAAATCGCCACAAGCATTGCCGAAAACGGCTTAAAACTGCCTATTGAAGCTATTCAAAAAGAGGATGAAAGCTATTTTGTCTGGAAGCTTAACGCCGATAATACAGTAACTAAAACAGCGGTAACGGTAGGTATTTCTTCAGATATCGAACAAGCACTAACCAGCGGTGTTGCAAAAGGAGATCGTATTGTTATCGGCCCAGCCAGACCTCTTAGCTCACTAAAAGAGGGTAATACGGTAGCCGTTAAAAACAGCCCTGAAAAAGGTGCTAACTAA
- a CDS encoding YIP1 family protein — protein MKSSNVMTALVDIFISPSKAFNGLKEAKGWSFVAFILLAGILAASMFAFYNKADPQFLIDQQVAAAVDATIAEQKMIRQSMEQTIDMQVWFAMFGSIIGLAIINALMAGYYLFVSKQDPEANYGYGAWYGFGVWTMMPLVIYYLGILVLVLTASTNQISQTLMSYSSINQLLIGLEIGHPLYTLLESLNIFSIWSILIAAIGLKSWTNFTFNKALLFAALPSIVIYGIWTVIALV, from the coding sequence ATGAAATCTTCAAATGTCATGACGGCTTTGGTTGATATTTTTATCAGCCCAAGCAAAGCCTTTAATGGTTTAAAAGAAGCAAAAGGTTGGTCTTTTGTTGCCTTTATTTTACTTGCCGGCATTCTCGCTGCCAGCATGTTTGCTTTTTACAATAAAGCTGACCCGCAATTTTTAATCGATCAACAAGTCGCAGCTGCAGTTGATGCCACTATTGCTGAGCAAAAAATGATTCGCCAAAGCATGGAGCAAACCATAGATATGCAAGTTTGGTTTGCTATGTTTGGTAGCATTATTGGTTTAGCTATTATCAATGCCCTAATGGCAGGCTACTACCTATTTGTATCTAAGCAAGATCCAGAAGCTAACTATGGCTATGGCGCGTGGTATGGCTTTGGCGTGTGGACCATGATGCCTTTGGTTATTTATTATTTAGGCATTTTAGTCTTAGTGCTTACAGCAAGCACTAACCAAATTTCACAAACACTAATGAGCTACTCTTCAATTAACCAACTTTTAATTGGTTTAGAAATTGGCCATCCACTCTACACCTTATTGGAAAGTCTAAATATCTTTTCTATTTGGAGCATTTTGATCGCTGCTATCGGTTTAAAGAGCTGGACTAATTTCACTTTCAATAAAGCGCTACTGTTTGCAGCCCTACCAAGTATTGTTATTTACGGTATTTGGACTGTAATCGCTCTCGTTTAA